In the Aliarcobacter cryaerophilus genome, one interval contains:
- a CDS encoding efflux transporter outer membrane subunit — translation MIRKSISLVVLSMLFSSCVSLAPKLDINSDEVVAKSFKNYQIAEDNSNISLNSFLIDENLKTLVNLVLENNKDIKIALLRVEESKSLYRIEESNLYPKIDANGSFSRDKKEEIIKNNYKASVGTVFELDLFGKNRSLNDAAKNSFLATQYVLSSTKLSLVSQTINSYLSLATNIENLNLQKKIYENLSSVYELTQKKFTAGVISKEDVLSSFAMLKESQNEIIAYENQIQIDINSLELLLGSTLSESLIPNSLKKDDSYLALVKSGISSNVLLNRPDIKELEYQLRAKNANIGAARAAFFPSIALTANTGYSSSSLNNLFSTPNSFWQISPSINLPIFTAGENSAKLDLSETQKEIALNEYQKGIQTAFKEVNDALMVRKNIYTKLQNQKELTASIEDAYNIALNSYKIGYGSYLNMLIAQKAYINSQKTLTQTYLEELENRVEIFKTLGGEIE, via the coding sequence ATGATTAGAAAATCTATAAGCCTTGTAGTTTTATCAATGCTTTTTAGCTCTTGTGTATCTTTGGCTCCAAAATTAGATATAAATAGCGATGAGGTAGTTGCTAAAAGTTTTAAAAACTATCAAATAGCTGAAGATAATTCAAATATTAGTTTAAATAGTTTTTTAATAGATGAAAATTTAAAAACTCTTGTAAATCTTGTTTTAGAAAACAATAAAGATATAAAAATAGCACTTTTAAGAGTAGAAGAGTCAAAATCACTTTATAGAATTGAAGAGTCAAATCTTTATCCAAAAATAGATGCAAATGGTAGTTTTTCTAGAGATAAAAAAGAAGAAATCATAAAAAACAACTATAAAGCATCTGTTGGAACTGTTTTTGAACTAGATTTATTTGGTAAAAATAGAAGTTTAAATGATGCTGCTAAAAATAGTTTTTTAGCAACTCAATATGTTCTTAGTTCAACAAAACTATCTTTAGTTTCACAAACTATAAATTCATATTTAAGTTTGGCAACTAATATTGAAAACTTAAATTTACAAAAAAAGATATATGAAAATCTAAGTAGTGTTTATGAATTGACACAAAAAAAGTTTACTGCTGGAGTTATTAGTAAAGAAGATGTACTTTCTAGTTTTGCTATGTTAAAAGAGAGTCAAAATGAGATAATTGCTTATGAAAATCAAATTCAAATTGATATAAATTCTCTTGAACTACTTTTGGGTTCTACTTTAAGTGAAAGTTTAATTCCAAATAGTTTAAAAAAAGATGATAGCTATTTAGCTTTAGTAAAATCTGGAATTAGTTCAAATGTTCTTTTAAATCGTCCTGATATAAAAGAGTTAGAGTATCAGTTACGAGCAAAAAATGCAAATATTGGAGCAGCAAGAGCTGCATTTTTCCCAAGTATTGCTCTTACAGCAAATACAGGATATTCTAGTTCTAGTTTGAATAATCTTTTTTCCACTCCAAATAGTTTTTGGCAAATAAGTCCATCTATAAATCTTCCAATATTTACAGCAGGTGAAAATAGTGCAAAATTGGATTTAAGTGAAACACAAAAAGAGATAGCTTTAAATGAGTATCAAAAAGGTATTCAAACAGCTTTTAAAGAGGTAAATGATGCTTTGATGGTAAGAAAAAATATCTATACAAAACTTCAAAATCAAAAGGAGCTAACAGCTTCTATAGAAGATGCATATAATATTGCTTTAAATTCCTATAAAATAGGTTATGGAAGTTACCTAAATATGCTTATAGCTCAAAAAGCATATATAAACTCACAAAAAACTTTGACACAAACTTATCTTGAAGAGCTTGAAAATAGGGTTGAAATTTTTAAAACTTTAGGCGGAGAAATAGAGTGA